One genomic region from Xylocopa sonorina isolate GNS202 chromosome 8, iyXylSono1_principal, whole genome shotgun sequence encodes:
- the Taf7 gene encoding TATA-box binding protein associated factor 7 isoform X1, whose product MNRHPQVDCKNRSEPQVELESQFILRLPPEPSRVLREILRSGLPLKDRLSIKLENDMRYGEVRFDHWLLHGKIVDLPTIVESLKTIDNKSFYKTADICQMLICKEEDDHTTTDEESPVRQKKKDPNKVDKKFLWPHGITPPTKNVRRRRFRKTLKKKYVEAPEIEKEVKRLLRVDNDAVNVKWEVICEDEDQSKPSKVSSSGTVKTKRESINGNTSQSLDVAEHDIFGEPVSDSEEDDEDANINVMELDENSRLSGDSRVSDSNSMHATYSERSSNNAATRSNLVTEFSKEMFQNDNNIETEGPVKTEDTSLLKVPKVEQFHSEYIIPDEFSDLPPAPVSKDSLQTRLATLHAELAELRQRRQQQELEIANIENVKLRQRFQEILDNLLTQEMQKVQEIQDLELG is encoded by the exons ATGAATCGCCATCCGCAAGTTGACTGTAAAAATCGTAGCGAACCACAAGTAGAATTGGAAAGCCAATTTATTTTACGTTTGCCACCG GAGCCGTCTAGAGTTTTACGAGAAATTTTACGTAGTGGATTACCTCTGAAAGACAGACTAAGCATAAAATTagaaaatgatatgcgttatggtGAGGTTAGATTTGATCACTGGTTGCTTCACGGAAAG ATTGTTGATTTGCCGACAATTGTAGAGTCCTTGAAAACCATTGATAATAAGAGTTTTTATAAAACAGCGGATATATGTCAG ATGTTAATTTGTAAAGAAGAAGATGATCACACAACAACAGATGAAGAATCACCAGTTAGGCAAAAGAAGAAAGACCCGAATAAAGTAGATAAGAAATTCCTGTGGCCACATGGTATAACTCCTCCTACCAAAAATGTGAGGCGCAGAAGATTCAGGAAAACTTTGAAAaagaaatatgtggaagcacCGGAAATTGAAAAGGAAGTGAAACGGTTGTTAAGAGTAGATAACGATGCAGTTAATGTCAAATGGGAAGTAATCTGCGAAGATGAAGATCAATCAAAGCCAAGCAAAGTCTCATCGTCTGGTACAGTGAAAACCAAAAGAGAAAGCATCAATGGCAATACTTCCCAAAGTCTTGATGTTG CTGAACACGATATATTTGGTGAACCTGTAAGCGATAGTGAAGAAGACGACGAGGATGCTAACATAAATGTAATGGAATTGGATGAAAATAGTCGTCTTTCTGGGGATAGTAGAGTATCTGATTCTAATTCTATGCATGCCACGTATTCAGAAAGATCTAGTAATAACGCGGCAACAAGAAGTAATCTTGTTACGGAATTTAGCAAAGAAATGTTCCAAAATGATAATAACATAGAAACAGAAGGACCAGTAAAAACAGAAGATACTTCTTTACTAAAAGTACCCAAAGTTGAGCAGTTTCATTCAGAATATATTATTCCAGATGAATTTTCAGATTTACCTCCTGCCCCTGTATCAAAAG ATTCACTGCAAACTCGTCTTGCGACTCTACATGCCGAATTAGCTGAACTACGACAACGAAGGCAACAGCAAGAACTGGAAATTGCAAATATCGAAAATGTTAAATTGAGGCAAAGATTTCAAGAAATATTGGATAATTTACTGACACAAGAAATGCAAAAAGTTCAAGAG ATTCAAGACTTAGAATTAGGATAG
- the LOC143426039 gene encoding small integral membrane protein 14 isoform X2, producing MDDEGLDLCECIWNHELAMQHLLFILRRSQSYCTDNECFNVSRLPGPQDISSSSNFLMTCLIIAFVVLMYAFRPNSLRQLRNDTTKDRDNERDSNDGPSAPPPTAQ from the exons ATGGATGACGAGGGATTAGATTTGTGCGAATGCATATGGAACCATGAATTGGCCATGCAACACCTGCTTTTTATC TTGCGGCGGAGCCAAAGTTATTGCACGGACAATGAATGTTTCAACGTGTCGCGAT TACCGGGACCACAGGATATTTCGTCGTCCTCAAACTTTTTGATGACTTGCTTAATTATTGCGTTCGTTGTTCTTATGTACGCATTTAGACCAAACTCACTTCGTCAATTGAGAAACGACACGACTAAAGACCGAGATAACGAACGC GATTCGAACGATGGTCCCTCTGCACCGCCACCGACAGCGCAATAA
- the LOC143426039 gene encoding small integral membrane protein 14 isoform X1: MHDIDFAMDDEGLDLCECIWNHELAMQHLLFILRRSQSYCTDNECFNVSRLPGPQDISSSSNFLMTCLIIAFVVLMYAFRPNSLRQLRNDTTKDRDNERDSNDGPSAPPPTAQ; encoded by the exons ATGCACG ACATAGATTTCGCGATGGATGACGAGGGATTAGATTTGTGCGAATGCATATGGAACCATGAATTGGCCATGCAACACCTGCTTTTTATC TTGCGGCGGAGCCAAAGTTATTGCACGGACAATGAATGTTTCAACGTGTCGCGAT TACCGGGACCACAGGATATTTCGTCGTCCTCAAACTTTTTGATGACTTGCTTAATTATTGCGTTCGTTGTTCTTATGTACGCATTTAGACCAAACTCACTTCGTCAATTGAGAAACGACACGACTAAAGACCGAGATAACGAACGC GATTCGAACGATGGTCCCTCTGCACCGCCACCGACAGCGCAATAA
- the Taf7 gene encoding TATA-box binding protein associated factor 7 isoform X2 — MLNKHEPSRVLREILRSGLPLKDRLSIKLENDMRYGEVRFDHWLLHGKIVDLPTIVESLKTIDNKSFYKTADICQMLICKEEDDHTTTDEESPVRQKKKDPNKVDKKFLWPHGITPPTKNVRRRRFRKTLKKKYVEAPEIEKEVKRLLRVDNDAVNVKWEVICEDEDQSKPSKVSSSGTVKTKRESINGNTSQSLDVAEHDIFGEPVSDSEEDDEDANINVMELDENSRLSGDSRVSDSNSMHATYSERSSNNAATRSNLVTEFSKEMFQNDNNIETEGPVKTEDTSLLKVPKVEQFHSEYIIPDEFSDLPPAPVSKDSLQTRLATLHAELAELRQRRQQQELEIANIENVKLRQRFQEILDNLLTQEMQKVQEIQDLELG, encoded by the exons ATGTTAAACAAACAT GAGCCGTCTAGAGTTTTACGAGAAATTTTACGTAGTGGATTACCTCTGAAAGACAGACTAAGCATAAAATTagaaaatgatatgcgttatggtGAGGTTAGATTTGATCACTGGTTGCTTCACGGAAAG ATTGTTGATTTGCCGACAATTGTAGAGTCCTTGAAAACCATTGATAATAAGAGTTTTTATAAAACAGCGGATATATGTCAG ATGTTAATTTGTAAAGAAGAAGATGATCACACAACAACAGATGAAGAATCACCAGTTAGGCAAAAGAAGAAAGACCCGAATAAAGTAGATAAGAAATTCCTGTGGCCACATGGTATAACTCCTCCTACCAAAAATGTGAGGCGCAGAAGATTCAGGAAAACTTTGAAAaagaaatatgtggaagcacCGGAAATTGAAAAGGAAGTGAAACGGTTGTTAAGAGTAGATAACGATGCAGTTAATGTCAAATGGGAAGTAATCTGCGAAGATGAAGATCAATCAAAGCCAAGCAAAGTCTCATCGTCTGGTACAGTGAAAACCAAAAGAGAAAGCATCAATGGCAATACTTCCCAAAGTCTTGATGTTG CTGAACACGATATATTTGGTGAACCTGTAAGCGATAGTGAAGAAGACGACGAGGATGCTAACATAAATGTAATGGAATTGGATGAAAATAGTCGTCTTTCTGGGGATAGTAGAGTATCTGATTCTAATTCTATGCATGCCACGTATTCAGAAAGATCTAGTAATAACGCGGCAACAAGAAGTAATCTTGTTACGGAATTTAGCAAAGAAATGTTCCAAAATGATAATAACATAGAAACAGAAGGACCAGTAAAAACAGAAGATACTTCTTTACTAAAAGTACCCAAAGTTGAGCAGTTTCATTCAGAATATATTATTCCAGATGAATTTTCAGATTTACCTCCTGCCCCTGTATCAAAAG ATTCACTGCAAACTCGTCTTGCGACTCTACATGCCGAATTAGCTGAACTACGACAACGAAGGCAACAGCAAGAACTGGAAATTGCAAATATCGAAAATGTTAAATTGAGGCAAAGATTTCAAGAAATATTGGATAATTTACTGACACAAGAAATGCAAAAAGTTCAAGAG ATTCAAGACTTAGAATTAGGATAG